One Anoplopoma fimbria isolate UVic2021 breed Golden Eagle Sablefish chromosome 21, Afim_UVic_2022, whole genome shotgun sequence DNA segment encodes these proteins:
- the slc22a17 gene encoding solute carrier family 22 member 17 — MMTSPDSPPLVSPSPCPAPPPSLPSSPVPSSPAPSSSSLPVQPSLPPTGEVMVLALGRKKQRVLIALSILPNLFLAFLLSSDPLITLSPPHHCHLPGPLPSPEVLNASLPWEKSGRPGDSGGLSQCKQYVNGSQSAVVECEAGWDYNVTEGLRNNIVTEWDLVCGQYWLVPVEEVCFILGVLTGCLSLGFAADRLGRSKALLTSLTLSVVFGVLVCVSPYPSIFIVMRFCLAAASAGVYLTLYITRLELCEPSLRLVVTMLAGLMTVAGELLLLAVALGCQSWRGLLGAGAAPLTLFLSYGYECHSRVFPESPRWLLLSERSADMNSFTERRNSNRDLRDDESFTELDSEPAPSSRPNLSFPELFHSRNIWKNMCVLGFTSFISHGISHCYSSFRGDVRGTAPSFYWTYLLSVCAGGGAWLLLWATVDRCGRRGILLLSMTMTGLASLILLGLMEYLSETAITVFSVLGLFSSQATASLCILFTAEIMPTVIRGSSVGIVLALGCVGRLSSPLMDLRNHYGYFLHHVVYSSLALLAVLSILLLPESKRKPLPQTLADGEQYRRPPLGRRRRDNVPLLATPNPET, encoded by the exons ATGATGACATCCCCAGACTCTCCCCCTCTGGTCTCCCCTTCCCCATGTCCTGctccccctccatccctcccctcaTCCCCGGTCCCCTCCTCCCCAgccccttcttcctcctcgctTCCTGTCCAGCCCTCGCTGCCTCCCACGGGGGAAGTGATGGTGCTGGCTCTGGGCAGGAAGAAACAGAGGGTTCTGATTGCGCTCTCCATCCTGCCCAACCTCTTCCTGGCCTTTCTGCTCTCTTCCGACCCCCTCATCACCCTGTCGCCGCCCCACCACTGCCACCTGCCGGGGCCCCTACCATCACCTGAAGTGCTGAACGCCTCCCTGCCCTGGGAGAAGTCGGGAAGGCCCGGGGACAGCGGGGGACTGTCCCAGTGTAAGCAGTACGTCAACGGCAGCCAGTCAGCAGTGGTGGAGTGTGAGGCCGGCTGGGACTACAACGTCACTGAGGGGCTGAGGAACAACATCGTTACTGAG TGGGATCTGGTGTGTGGTCAGTACTGGCTGGTCCCAGTGGAGGAGGTGTGTTTCATCCTGGGCGTCCTGACTGGCTGTCTCAGCCTGGGCTTTGCCGCTGACAG ACTGGGCAGGTCCAAGGCTCTGCTGACCTCGCTGACCTTGTCGGTGGTGTTTGGGGTGTTGGTGTGTGTCTCCCCGTACCCCTCCATCTTCATCGTCATGCGTTTCTGTTTGGCGGCAGCTAGCGCGGGAGTCTACCTCACTCTGTACATCACCC GTCTGGAGCTGTGTGAACCGTCTCTGAGGCTGGTGGTGACCATGCTGGCCGGGCTGATGACCGTAGCCGGAGAACTGCTTCTACTGGCCGTCGCCCTGGGCTGCCAGTCCTGGAGGGGCCTGCTGGGAGCCGGCGCCGCCCCACTGACTCTTTTCCTCAGTTATgggtatgagtgt CATTCCCGGGTGTTTCCAGAGTCTCCTCGCTGGCTCCTTCTGTCAGAGAGATCTGCAGACATGAACTCCTTCACCGAGAGAAGAAACTCCAACAGAGATTTGAGGGACGACGAGAGCttcacag AGCTGGATTCAGAGCCGGCACCCTCCTCACGCCCCAACCTGTCCTTCCCCGAGCTCTTCCACAGCAGGAACATCTGGAAGAACATGTGTGTGCTCGGCTTCACCTC GTTCATCTCTCACGGCATTAGTCACTGTTACAGCTCTTTCCGTGGTGACGTCAGAGGCACCGCCCCTAGCTTCTATTGGACGTACCTGCTGTCTGTTTGCGCAGGGGGTGGTGCCTGGCTGTTGCTCTGGGCGACTGTAGACAGGTGTGGTCGCCGTGGCATCCTGCTCCTCTCCATGACGATGACGGGGCTGGCTTCTTTGATCCTCCTGGGACTCATGGAGT ATCTCAGTGAGACGGCCATCACAGTTTTCTCAGTGCTGGGTCTTTTCTCCTCCCAGGCCACCGCCTCCCTCTGCATCCTCTTCACTGCAGAGATCATGCCCACCGTCATCAG GGGCAGCAGTGTGGGCATAGTGCTGGCTCTGGGCTGCGTGGGCCGCCTCAGCTCCCCGCTCATGGACCTGAGGAACCACTACGGGTACTTCCTGCACCACGTGGTCTACTCCTCTCTGGCCCTGTTGGCCGTGCTGTCCATCCTCCTGCTGCCCGAGAGCAAGAGGAAGCCGCTGCCCCAGACGCTGGCTGACGGGGAGCAGTACAGACGCCCCCCGctgggcaggaggaggagggacaatGTGCCGCTGCTAGCCACACCCAACCCAGAGACCTAA
- the cebp1 gene encoding CCAAT/enhancer binding protein (C/EBP) 1, with amino-acid sequence MMSDSRVSSVIQEWASSYSGQAHTLNHNTPSSQLAQMDMVPYSQSQGLVRGGSDDMMGLSYLPYSTSCLNNSSAGSTNHHQSHANTQQDFSSFLLPSLRTPVNKRSISKDSAEYRLRRERNNVAVRKSRDKARRRIMLTQQRAMQLQEENQKLLMRIGQLTQELDSLKHILSQRHIQGSDDGAAGTSSI; translated from the exons ATG ATGTCTGATTCCAGGGTGTCCTCAGTCATCCAGGAGTGGGCCAGCTCATACTCGGGGCAGGCCCACACCCTGAACCACAACACACCAAGCAGTCAGCTGGCTCAGATGGACATGGTACCGTACAGCCAGTCTCAGGGACTGGTGAGAGGGGGCAGCGATGACATGATGGGACTGTCTTACCTGCCTTACTCAACTTCCTGTCTCAACAACTCGAGCGCAGGAAGCACAAACCACCATCAGAGTCATGCAAACACTCAGCag gacttctcctccttcctcctgccAAGTCTGCGGACCCCAGTAAACAAGAGGAGCATCAGCAAGGACAGCGCAGAGTACCGCCTGCGGCGCGAGAGGAACAACGTTGCAGTGAGAAAGAGCCGGGACAAGGCCCGCAGGAGAATTATGCTGACCCAGCAGAGGGCCAtgcagctgcaggaggaaaaCCAGAAGCTGCTGATGAGGATAGGGCAGCTGACACAGGAGCTGGACTCTCTCAAACACATCCTGTCACAGCGACACATCCAGGGATCTGACGACGGAGCAGCAGGGACGTCCAGTATCTAG
- the ngdn gene encoding neuroguidin — protein sequence MAAPIDNDLIERDLPAAVQLLRNITEQVASVTGHVRDLITKVKDGAFRTSEGLSFLDLRYHLLLFYLQDLTHLISVKTEGGQIKDSEALNRLVTIRTVLEKMRPLDHKLKYQIDKLVRTAVTGSLAENDPLQLRPNPENLISKLSESEESEDEADNTTEKKAAHSSGRKYVPPKIAPVHYDGDMTEADRKKAQSERQRRAALRSSVIQELRQQYSDAPEEIRDRRDFQSERDSREELHRKNYEESMMVRLNMPQRQNSGRKRGAMSMSGQLSGITHFGDISALTGGEGGQDGDNSRPKKKKKIMKKKTKRKAFKKHR from the exons ATGGCTGCCCCTATTGACAAC GATTTGATTGAAAGGGATTTGCCTGCAGCTGTACAGCTGCTGAGGAATATCACAGAACAG GTTGCCTCTGTTACAGGTCACGTCCGTGATCTGATAACAAAAGTCAAAGATGGAGCTTTTAGGACATCAGAG GGTTTGTCTTTCTTGGACCTTCGGTATCACCTGCTGCTCTTCTACCTTCAAGACCTCACTCACCTGATCAGCGTCAAAACAGAAGGAGGCCAAATAAAGGACAGCGAAGCCTTGAACAGACTTGTCACAATCAGAACA GTCCTGGAGAAGATGCGACCGCTAGACCACAAACTTAAGTACCAGATTGATAAACTGGTGCGCACAGCTGTCACCGGCAGTTTAG CTGAAAATGACCCGTTGCAGCTGCGTCCTAATCCTGAGAATCTCATCAGCAAA TTGAGTGAATCTGAGGAGTCTGAAGATGAAGCTGACAATACAACAGAGAAGAAAGCAGCCCACTCTAGTGGCAGGAAATATGTACCGCCAAAGATTGCCCCAGTGCATTATG ACGGTGACATGACAGAAGCAGACAGGAAGAAGGCTCAGTCTGAGCGCCAGCGGCGAGCTGCCCTCAGAAGCTCTGTGATCCAGGAGCTGAGACAGCAGTACAGTGACGCCCCAGAGGAGATCAGGGACAGACGAGACTTCCAGAGCGAGCGGGACAGCCGTGAGGAGCTACACAG GAAAAACTATGAGGAGTCAATGATGGTGCGTCTCAACATGCCACAGCGGCAGAACAGCGGCAGAAAGAGAGGCGCGATGTCCATGTCCGGCCAGCTGAGCGGCATCACACACTTCGGTGACATCTCAGCGCTGACGGGCGGCGAGGGCGGGCAG GATGGGGATAACTCTCGTcccaagaaaaagaagaaaatcatgaagaaaaaaaccaaaagaaaag CTTTTAAGAAGCACAGATAA